A portion of the Acidisoma sp. PAMC 29798 genome contains these proteins:
- the proS gene encoding proline--tRNA ligase has protein sequence MRLSRSLIPTLKEVPAEAQIASHRLMLRAGLVRQMAAGIYAWLPAGLRVLNNIADIVREEQNAAGAQEVLMPTIQPASLWQESGRYEDYGKEMLRIKDRHERDLLYGPTNEEMITDIFRQSLRSYKELPQIAYHIQWKFRDEVRPRFGVMRGREFLMKDAYSFDLDYEGAVISYRKMMLSYMRTFQRLGVKAIPMVADTGPIGGDLSHEFIILAPTGESQVFYDAAFEDIDYSASNFNIANTDDLGRFYETMTTHYAATEEKHDTAAWDAVGADRRREGRGIEVGHIFYFGTKYTAAMNFSVVGPDGQKTFPEMGSYGIGISRMVGALIEASHDEAGIIWPDSVAPFAVGILNLKQGDAATDAMCEEVYGKLQAVALYDDRSERAGVKFADADLMGHPWQIIIGPRGAAAGRVELKRRATGEREELTLDEAMARVTESLSAKPA, from the coding sequence ATGCGCCTGTCCCGAAGCCTGATCCCGACCCTCAAGGAAGTGCCCGCCGAGGCGCAGATCGCCTCGCATCGCCTGATGCTGCGCGCCGGCCTCGTGCGCCAGATGGCCGCCGGCATCTATGCCTGGCTGCCCGCCGGCCTGCGCGTGCTCAACAATATCGCCGATATCGTGCGCGAGGAGCAGAACGCGGCCGGTGCCCAGGAAGTTCTGATGCCGACGATCCAGCCCGCGAGCCTGTGGCAGGAAAGCGGCCGCTACGAGGATTACGGAAAGGAAATGCTGCGCATCAAGGACCGGCATGAGCGCGACTTGCTGTATGGCCCGACCAATGAGGAGATGATCACCGACATCTTCCGCCAGTCGCTGCGCAGCTATAAGGAACTTCCGCAGATCGCGTATCACATTCAATGGAAGTTCCGCGACGAAGTGCGCCCGCGTTTCGGCGTGATGCGCGGCCGCGAATTCCTCATGAAGGACGCCTATAGCTTCGACCTCGATTACGAGGGCGCGGTCATCAGCTACCGCAAGATGATGCTGTCCTATATGCGCACCTTCCAGCGCCTCGGCGTGAAGGCCATTCCCATGGTCGCCGATACCGGCCCCATCGGCGGCGATCTCAGCCATGAGTTCATCATCCTGGCGCCGACCGGTGAAAGCCAGGTCTTCTATGACGCGGCTTTCGAAGACATCGACTACAGCGCGTCGAATTTCAACATCGCGAATACCGACGATCTCGGCCGTTTCTATGAGACGATGACGACCCACTATGCCGCGACCGAGGAGAAGCACGACACTGCGGCGTGGGACGCGGTGGGCGCTGATCGTCGCCGTGAAGGGCGTGGCATCGAAGTCGGCCACATCTTCTATTTCGGCACCAAATACACCGCCGCGATGAACTTCTCGGTCGTGGGCCCCGACGGCCAAAAAACCTTCCCCGAAATGGGCAGCTACGGCATCGGCATCAGCCGCATGGTTGGCGCGTTGATCGAGGCGAGTCATGACGAAGCCGGCATCATCTGGCCAGACAGTGTGGCGCCCTTCGCCGTCGGTATCCTCAATCTCAAGCAGGGCGACGCGGCAACCGATGCGATGTGCGAGGAGGTCTACGGCAAGCTCCAAGCCGTCGCCCTCTACGACGATCGTTCGGAGCGTGCGGGCGTAAAGTTCGCCGATGCAGATCTCATGGGCCATCCCTGGCAGATCATCATCGGGCCGCGCGGTGCCGCCGCCGGGCGCGTCGAACTCAAGCGCCGCGCAACCGGTGAGCGTGAGGAACTGACGCTCGACGAGGCGATGGCCCGCGTCACGGAATCGCTGAGCGCGAAGCCCGCCTGA
- a CDS encoding acyltransferase family protein translates to MSALDDRRADLPDLTAARGVLALWVFAYHANLHLDFAGAGGVIGHGYLGVDGFFLLSGFVLTHRHPDPPQTVSAYAQFWWKRLVRLYPTHLAVLLLLAVAYLTASAGGIRPHHALRADGHELLLQILLLNGWGFSRGWTWDYPSWSISVEWAGYLLFPLGAWAAFRFDRRGTIAALAVGVACLEVVDRTSSSGLNLSYHGALLRFFPEFAAGILLVRLLHLLPRRPPAWIPGTAGAFLLALGFALGDAVTVAGLWCLLWTLATPRAPILTSVPGLVALGALSYPVYMVYTPVELVFARIWATTHLNPTESSSYWLVAMFASVLLLAWIVATLVERPALRSLAARRPDL, encoded by the coding sequence GTGTCAGCACTCGATGACCGTCGTGCCGACCTGCCCGATTTGACGGCGGCACGTGGTGTGCTGGCCCTCTGGGTGTTCGCCTATCACGCGAATCTGCATCTCGATTTCGCTGGGGCAGGCGGGGTCATCGGCCATGGCTATCTGGGCGTGGACGGCTTCTTCCTGCTGTCCGGCTTCGTCCTGACGCATCGTCATCCCGACCCGCCGCAGACCGTTTCGGCCTATGCGCAGTTCTGGTGGAAGCGGCTGGTTCGCCTCTATCCGACGCATCTGGCGGTCCTGCTTCTTCTGGCCGTCGCTTATCTCACGGCGAGCGCCGGCGGCATCCGACCGCACCACGCCTTGCGCGCGGACGGCCACGAATTGCTTCTCCAAATCCTTCTCCTGAACGGCTGGGGATTCAGCCGGGGCTGGACCTGGGATTATCCATCTTGGTCGATCAGCGTCGAATGGGCGGGGTATCTTCTCTTTCCACTGGGCGCCTGGGCGGCCTTCCGGTTCGATAGACGCGGCACCATCGCAGCCCTCGCTGTCGGAGTGGCTTGCCTTGAGGTCGTGGACAGAACATCCTCCTCTGGCCTCAACCTCAGTTACCACGGCGCGCTGCTGCGGTTTTTTCCGGAGTTCGCGGCAGGCATTCTGCTCGTGCGCCTGTTGCACCTTCTGCCGCGCAGGCCACCCGCCTGGATACCCGGCACGGCGGGGGCTTTTCTGCTCGCCCTCGGCTTCGCTTTGGGCGATGCGGTGACGGTCGCGGGCCTATGGTGCCTGCTCTGGACCTTGGCCACGCCTCGCGCGCCTATCCTGACCTCGGTGCCGGGGCTCGTCGCCCTCGGCGCGCTCTCCTATCCCGTCTACATGGTCTATACGCCCGTCGAACTGGTATTCGCCCGCATCTGGGCGACCACGCATCTCAATCCGACCGAGTCCTCGTCCTATTGGCTGGTCGCGATGTTCGCCAGCGTCCTGCTCCTCGCCTGGATCGTCGCCACGCTGGTGGAGCGCCCCGCGCTTCGCTCTCTGGCGGCGAGGCGCCCGGACCTTTAG